A window of Flavobacterium flavigenum contains these coding sequences:
- a CDS encoding DUF721 domain-containing protein — protein sequence MAKRLNNESTIGAVLQQIIQVNKLQPGMDQIDVKDAWANLMGNGVKTYTRNVILKGTTLYVELASAVLREELSHGKSKIVKMINEELGREVVKDVVLR from the coding sequence ATGGCGAAAAGACTAAATAACGAAAGTACGATTGGAGCTGTTTTGCAGCAGATTATTCAGGTAAATAAATTGCAGCCCGGAATGGATCAGATTGATGTAAAAGACGCGTGGGCAAATTTGATGGGGAATGGTGTAAAAACGTATACAAGAAATGTTATCCTTAAAGGTACTACACTTTATGTAGAACTGGCATCAGCTGTTTTACGTGAAGAATTAAGTCATGGGAAATCCAAAATCGTTAAAATGATAAATGAAGAGTTGGGGCGTGAGGTTGTGAAGGATGTGGTTTTACGATAG
- a CDS encoding serine hydrolase domain-containing protein codes for MTKTIYKILILLVCISCSKEDNSSDTTPTQNMYFPPLTGNTWETQSISGLKWNQNAVQPLLDYLELKNSKSFIILVNGRIVLENYFGDHSATKNWYWASAGKTLTSTVTGIAQQEDLININNKVSQYLGTGWTSETLAKENLITCKHLLTMTSGLDDSTDDVEPANLIYKADAGTRWAYHNVYVKLQDLVAAASKQNWSVYFNAKLRDKIGMDGTWVQLGVNSVYTSTTRSMARFGLLMLNKGKWDNNTILNETYFNEATNTSQNINLGYGYLWWLNGKANYHLPQSQLTFQGSVIPTAPSDMFMALGKNDQKIYVIPSKKMVVIRMGDAADNVNLALSDFDKVLWQKISALYQ; via the coding sequence ATGACTAAAACAATTTACAAGATCCTGATTCTCTTAGTATGCATCAGCTGTAGTAAAGAAGACAACAGCTCTGACACCACTCCAACACAAAACATGTATTTCCCTCCTCTGACAGGAAATACTTGGGAAACCCAATCTATATCAGGCCTAAAGTGGAACCAAAATGCTGTTCAGCCGCTTTTAGACTATTTAGAACTCAAAAATTCAAAATCATTTATCATCTTGGTTAATGGCCGAATCGTTTTAGAAAATTACTTCGGAGATCATTCAGCAACCAAAAACTGGTATTGGGCAAGTGCAGGAAAAACATTAACCTCTACCGTTACAGGAATTGCCCAACAGGAAGACCTTATCAACATTAACAATAAAGTATCTCAATATCTGGGCACTGGGTGGACAAGCGAAACACTTGCGAAAGAGAATTTAATTACCTGCAAACATCTACTAACAATGACATCAGGTCTTGATGACAGCACTGATGATGTTGAACCAGCCAATCTAATCTACAAAGCCGATGCAGGTACACGCTGGGCATATCATAATGTTTACGTAAAACTTCAGGATCTTGTTGCAGCAGCAAGCAAACAGAACTGGTCAGTCTATTTCAACGCTAAATTGAGAGATAAAATTGGGATGGATGGCACTTGGGTTCAATTAGGCGTAAACAGCGTTTATACAAGCACTACCAGAAGCATGGCGCGTTTTGGTTTACTGATGCTGAATAAAGGAAAATGGGATAACAATACTATTTTGAATGAAACTTATTTCAATGAAGCCACTAACACATCCCAAAATATTAATTTAGGATATGGTTACCTTTGGTGGCTAAACGGAAAAGCGAATTATCATCTTCCTCAATCACAACTTACTTTTCAGGGAAGTGTAATTCCAACTGCTCCAAGCGATATGTTTATGGCTCTGGGAAAAAACGATCAAAAAATCTATGTTATTCCAAGCAAAAAAATGGTTGTCATTAGAATGGGAGATGCTGCTGATAATGTAAATCTGGCCTTATCTGATTTTGATAAGGTGTTATGGCAGAAAATTAGTGCATTATACCAATAA
- the ftsY gene encoding signal recognition particle-docking protein FtsY, whose translation MSFFKKLFSSDKKETLDKGLEKTKTTFFSKLSKAVAGKSKVDDDVLDNLEEILVASDVGVNTTLKIIERIEKRVAEDKYLGTDELNQILRDEIGALLSETNTGEATEFEVPKDKKPYVLMVVGVNGVGKTTTIGKLAYQFKKAGHKVVLGAADTFRAAAIDQLQVWADRVDVPIVRQNMGSDPASVAFDTLQSAVAQNADVVIIDTAGRLHNKINLMNELSKVKRVMQKVIADAPHDVLLVLDGSTGQNAFEQAKQFTAATEVTSLAVTKLDGTAKGGVVIGISDQFQIPVKYIGVGEGIEDLQVFNKYEFVDSFFK comes from the coding sequence AAGGTCTTGAAAAAACAAAAACAACTTTTTTCTCAAAGTTAAGCAAGGCTGTAGCCGGAAAATCCAAAGTTGATGATGATGTATTAGATAATCTGGAAGAGATTCTGGTAGCATCTGATGTAGGAGTAAATACTACTCTGAAAATTATCGAAAGAATTGAAAAACGTGTTGCTGAGGATAAATATTTAGGGACAGACGAATTGAACCAGATTCTTCGAGATGAAATCGGGGCTTTATTGTCTGAAACCAATACAGGGGAAGCAACAGAATTTGAAGTTCCAAAAGATAAAAAACCGTATGTTCTAATGGTTGTCGGGGTAAACGGAGTAGGTAAGACCACTACTATTGGTAAGTTGGCGTATCAATTTAAAAAAGCCGGACACAAAGTGGTTTTGGGAGCTGCAGATACTTTTCGTGCGGCTGCAATCGATCAATTACAGGTTTGGGCAGACCGTGTTGATGTTCCAATTGTGAGACAAAATATGGGAAGCGATCCTGCTTCTGTCGCTTTTGATACTTTGCAGTCAGCCGTAGCACAAAATGCTGATGTAGTAATTATTGATACAGCAGGCCGTTTGCATAATAAAATTAATCTGATGAACGAGCTTTCAAAAGTAAAACGTGTAATGCAGAAAGTTATAGCTGATGCTCCTCACGATGTACTTTTGGTTTTGGATGGTTCTACAGGTCAAAATGCCTTTGAGCAGGCAAAACAGTTTACAGCAGCAACTGAGGTAACTTCCCTGGCTGTTACAAAATTAGACGGAACTGCAAAAGGCGGCGTTGTAATTGGCATTTCAGACCAGTTTCAAATTCCGGTAAAATACATAGGTGTCGGCGAAGGAATTGAAGATTTGCAAGTCTTTAATAAATATGAATTCGTTGACAGTTTTTTTAAATAA